A genome region from Arachis duranensis cultivar V14167 chromosome 8, aradu.V14167.gnm2.J7QH, whole genome shotgun sequence includes the following:
- the LOC107462312 gene encoding sesquiterpene synthase 16-like produces MASPLIYAIPRPVPHQGINETMKQEVQMHKKKVKMYLSSNDNNILQKLCLIDSIQHLSISYHFEHEIDEILAQTHNDFTNNNDLVTKECDLHFIALLFRLFRQKGYYISSDIFNKFKNRRGEFDEITLVQGMWSLYEAAQLRVNGEDILEEAHEFTYNRLKSITNQLSPSLGDQINQSLGQPFHKTIPRMKARSYISFYEKDPSCDKVDLLNFAKLDFNMVQKLYKKEIGSNTKWWRESDFATKVPYARDRIVEVFFWPFAMNSEPKYSTARQIITKLVLCISLVDDTYDVYGTVEELELFTRAIQRWDIRCIESLPECLKVVFNAIVECLMDIDVFMNDVNGDSSLVLQHVKQAFSNVVQGYMVEAKWCHEGYIPTYDEYKINGVLTSANPLSTTVFTAFGEFATKEIFGWISDIPLILKATSLVGRLLNDLASHKFEQQREHVASAVESCMKQYDFSEEEAYKFIKKDINDSWKDMNEEYLKLTEKIPKPILDCIVNLARICEFLYANFEDKYTNCELLNDHIMALLLDPIIVLQFPQEINGLTFVLNK; encoded by the exons ATGGCCTCCCCTTTAATTTATGCAATTCCTAGACCTGTTCCTCATCAA GGAATCAACGAAACCATGAAACAAGAAGTTCAAATGCATAAAAAGAAGGTGAAGATGTATTTGTCTTCTAATGACAATAATATCTTACAAAAGTTATGTTTAATAGATTCAATTCAACATTTAAGTATATCTTATCATTTTGAACATGAAATTGATGAAATATTAGCCCAAACTCACAATGATTTTACCAACAATAACGACCTTGTTACAAAAGAATGCGATCTTCACTTTATTGCATTACTTTTCCGTTTATTTCGACAAAAGGGATATTACATTTCATCAG atattttcaacaaattcaagaatAGAAGGGGAGAATTCGATGAAATAACTCTTGTTCAAGGAATGTGGAGCTTGTATGAAGCTGCACAATTAAGAGTTAATGGAGAAGATATATTAGAGGAAGCACATGAATTCACATACAATAGACTTAAGTCTATCACCAATCAATTGAGTCCATCTCTTGGTGACCAAATCAATCAAAGTTTAGGACAACCTTTTCACAAGACAATTCCAAGAATGAAGGCAAGGTCATATATATCTTTCTATGAAAAAGATCCTTCATGTGACAAGGTTGATCTTCTAAACTTCGCAAAATTGGATTTCAATATGGTGcaaaaattgtataaaaaagaaattggtAGCAACACCAA GTGGTGGAGAGAATCAGATTTTGCGACAAAGGTTCCTTATGCAAGAGACAGGATAGTTGAAGTATTCTTTTGGCCTTTTGCTATGAACTCTGAGCCTAAATATAGCACTGCAAGACAAATAATAACCAAATTGGTTTTATGTATCTCTCTTGTGGATGATACTTATGATGTTTATGGCACGGTTGAAGAACTTGAACTCTTCACCAGAGCAATCCAAAG atgggATATTCGTTGCATTGAATCTCTTCCAGAGTGCCTTAAAGTCGTTTTCAATGCAATTGTGGAATGTTTGATGGATATAGACGTTTTCATGAATGATGTGAATGGAGACTCAAGCTTAGTATTGCAACATGTTAAACAAGCC TTTTCTAATGTTGTACAAGGTTACATGGTTGAAGCAAAATGGTGCCATGAAGGCTACATTCCAACATATGATGAGTACAAGATTAACGGAGTTCTCACTTCAGCAAACCCATTGTCTACAACAGTATTCACTGCCTTCGGAGAATTTGCAACCAAAGAAATATTTGGTTGGATTTCTGATATTCCGCTCATCTTAAAAGCCACATCACTTGTTGGCAGACTACTAAATGATTTGGCCTCACACAAG TTTGAACAACAAAGGGAACATGTTGCTTCCGCAGTAGAAAGTTGCATGAAGCAATATGACTTTTCAGAAGAGGAGgcctataaatttattaaaaaggatATCAATGATTCTTGGAAGGATATGAATGAAGAGTATCTCAAGTTAACTGAGAAAATCCCAAAACCCATCCTTGATTGCATTGTTAATTTGGCGCGCATATGTGAGTTTCTATATGCAAACTTTGAAGATAAATACACCAACTGTGAACTTCTGAACGATCACATCATGGCACTGCTTTTGGACCCCATCATCGTATTGCAGTTTCCTCAAGAAATAAATGGTTTAACATTTGTTCTAAATAAATAA
- the LOC107462314 gene encoding uncharacterized protein LOC107462314, translating into MSSSKGTTLSFQCPQLSKLNYDNWTARMKAILGAQGVWEMVEKGYVEPENVNKLTEAQKEELENKRKKDQCALTIIYQDLDDDMFEKIADITNAKKVWNTLQNFVIRVEKVKKVRLQTLRAEFESLMMKETESISNYFTKVLTVVHQMKRLEEKLEDVRVVEKIFHSLNSKFYHVVVAIDESKDLDTMSIDHLNGSLRAHEERMDKGKQEHVEHVL; encoded by the coding sequence ATGTCTTCGTCAAAAGGAACTACTTTATCTTTTCAATGCCCACAATTATCTAAGCTCAACTATGATAATTGGACAGCCCGAATGAAAGCAATTCTCGGTGCTCAAGGAGTATGGGAGATGGTTGAGAAAGGCTATGTAGAACCAGAGAATGTGAACAAGCTAACAGAAGCTCAGAAGGaagaattagaaaataaaagaaagaaagatcaatgTGCACTTACTATCATTTATCAAGACTTGGATGATGATATGTTTGAGAAGATTGCTGATATAACCAATGCAAAGAAAGTTTGGAATACTCTTCAAAATTTTGTCATAAGAGTTGAAAAGGTGAAGAAGGTTCGTCTTCAAACTCTAAGGGCTGAGTTTGAGTCTCTAATGATGAAAGAAACTGAATCCATTTCAAATTATTTCACCAAAGTTTTGACGGTAGTGCACCAAATGAAAAGgcttgaagaaaaattagaagatgtTCGTGTTGTTGAAAAAATCTTTCATTCTCTCAACTCAAAATTTTACCATGTGGTGGTAGCTATTGATGAGTCCAAAGATTTGGATACGATGTCCATTGATCATTTGAATGGTTCCTTACGGGCCCATGAAGAAAGAATGGATAAAGGCAAGCAAGAACATGTGGAGCATGTTTTATAG
- the LOC107462316 gene encoding (-)-germacrene D synthase-like yields the protein MSMMFSYHRSIGNIYSMELCVKLHDVGGSLSSSNNMEETRNSGAGEGIPFSEIGRARSPSFNAFVAPAQNAEIPDQRPSLTVHVAYPEGMADGLADSSEEEEIEDDSGEEAEVVPETQPLEGERVIPTRVEPINVARVGASVPVMTSSQPASSNSKRHSANFAPSIWHDTFLKYADSEFLEVNEIMKQEVQMHKEKVKMNLSSNDNNILQRLSLIDSIQRLSISYHFENEIDRILVHIHNDFTDKNLAIEECDLHFTALLFRLLQQKGYNISSDVFNKFKNIKGEFDEIIVVQDVEGMWSLYEAAQLRIHGEDILEEAHKFTYNKLKSITNQLSPSLAEQVNQSLVQPFHKAIPRIMARSYMSFYEKGSTHDEVLLKFAKLDFNMLQKWYQKEVGSAIKWWEKLEFSKKVPYARERITELYFWPFAMNSEPKYTTFRAVMAKVCQWMTILDDTYDVYGTIEELELLTQAIQRWDISYIASLPECFKAIFNAIVEIVDEIIELSAASGESDLVLQCLKQALSHYVQGYIDEARWCHEGYIPTYDERKVIGAATTAYQMLTIMFIALGEFATKETLHWISNNIPLIVQASSFISRLTNDLASHKFEQQREHGASAVECCMKQYGFSQEEAYEFIKKDINNCWKDMNEEYLKLIDYIPRPVLDCIVNKARVCEFLYANFGDKITDCAIMKDHIVALLLDPVVV from the exons ATGTCGATGATGTTTTCGTATCATCGTAGCATTGGAAACATCTATTCGATGGAACTTTGTGTGAAACTCCATGATGTGGGGGGCAGTTTATCTAGTTCAAATAACATGGAGGAAACGCGAAATTCCGGTGCTGGTGAAGGCATTCCATTTTCAGAGATTGGTAGGGCTCGCAGTCCGTCCTTCAATGCCTTCGTGGCCCCTGCCCAGAATGCAGAAATTCCTGACCAACGTCCATCCCTCACTGTCCATGTTGCATATCCAGAAGGAATGGCCGACGGGTTGGCTGACTCCTCtgaggaagaagagattgaGGATGATAGCGGAGAGGAAGCAGAAGTTGTTCCAGAAACCCAACCGCTTGAGGGCGAAAGGGTCATTCCAACTCGTGTCGAACCGATAAATGTGGCAAGGGTTGGAG CTTCAGTTCCAGTGATGACTTCGAGTCAACCTGCCTCTTCTAACTCAAAGCGACACTCTGCAAATTTTGCTCCTAGCATCTGGCACGATACTTTCTTGAAATATGCTGATTCTGAATTTTTG GAAGTGAACGAAATCATGAAACAAGAAGTTCAAATgcataaagaaaaagtgaagatgAATTTGTCTTCGAATGACAATAATATCTTACAAAGACTAAGCTTAATTGATTCAATTCAACGATTGAGTATATCTTATCATTTTGAAAATGAGATTGACAGAATATTAGTACACATCCACAATGATTTTACGGACAAAAATCTTGCAATAGAAGAATGTGACCTTCACTTTACTGCATTACTTTTTCGTTTGCTCCAACAAAAAGGATATAACATTTCATCAG ATGttttcaacaaattcaagaatATAAAAGGAGAATTCGATGAAATAATTGTTGTTCAAGATGTTGAAGGAATGTGGAGCTTGTATGAGGCTGCACAGTTAAGAATTCATGGAGAAGATATATTAGAGGAAGCACATAAATTCACATACAATAAACTTAAGTCCATCACCAATCAATTGAGTCCATCTCTTGCTGAACAAGTCAATCAAAGCTTAGTACAACCTTTTCACAAGGCAATTCCAAGAATAATGGCAAGGTCATATATGTCTTTTTACGAAAAAGGTTCTACGCATGATGAAGTTCTTCTAAAGTTTGCAAAACTAGATTTCAATATGCTCCAGAAATGGTATCAGAAAGAAGTTGGTAGTGCCATCAA GTGGTGGGAAAAgttagaattttcgaaaaaggtCCCTTATGCCAGAGAGAGGATAACTGAGTTATACTTCTGGCCATTTGCTATGAACTCTGAGCCTAAATATACTACTTTTAGAGCTGTGATGGCCAAAGTGTGTCAATGGATGACTATATTAGATGATACTTATGATGTCTATGGAACAATAGAAGAACTTGAGCTCCTCACACAGGCAATCCAaag ATGGGATATTAGTTACATTGCATCTCTTCCAGAGTGCTTTAAGGCGATTTTTAATGCAATTGTAGAAATTGTTGATGAAATAATAGAGTTAAGTGCTGCGAGTGGAGAATCAGACCTGGTGTTACAATGTCTCAAACAGGCT CTGTCTCATTATGTACAAGGTTACATTGATGAAGCAAGATGGTGCCATGAGGGATATATTCCAACATATGATGAGCGTAAGGTTATTGGTGCTGCTACTACAGCATATCAAATGCTTACAATAATGTTTATTGCTTTGGGAGAATTTGCAACTAAAGAAACTCTTCATTGGATTTCTAATAATATTCCACTTATCGTACAAGCTTCATCATTTATTTCCAGACTGACAAATGATTTGGCTTCACACAAG TTTGAGCAGCAAAGAGAACACGGTGCTTCGGCCGTAGAATGTTGCATGAAGCAATATGGCTTTTCACAAGAGGAGGCCTATGAATTCATAAAAAAGGATATCAATAATTGTTGGAAGGATATGAATGAAGAGTACCTCAAGTTAATTGACTATATTCCAAGGCCAGTCCTTGATTGCATTGTTAACAAGGCACGCGTATGTGAGTTTCTATATGCAAATTTTGGGGATAAAATTACAGATTGTGCAATCATGAAAGACCACATTGTGGCACTGCTTTTGGATCCCGTGGTCGTGTAG